The proteins below are encoded in one region of Eriocheir sinensis breed Jianghai 21 unplaced genomic scaffold, ASM2467909v1 Scaffold39, whole genome shotgun sequence:
- the LOC126992043 gene encoding leucine-rich repeat neuronal protein 1-like, whose product MGRVAALLVLAVLWRRAAAGGDAVNGTCLEGCSCGLATSRRLQQELNTLNCSFAGLKGFPEALPPDVEALSVRGNAITHVLDSLSRLTELRELDLSGNRIKSIGRGGMFQNMSRLLLLDMGKNTISTIFRDNLMGPRALLHLVLANNKINYIEDEALADLSSLVSLDLRQNLLGSLYEEWFHGLGRLATLDLTHNRIHNIPSSVFRALASLRILNLSGNRISSVDPRAFSGLTRLQELVLEDNLLAAVPTAALQSLPSLASLTVDHNPLTKVKPLDFSHLGAARVSVRHMPELRIVDPKAFYNLPNATTLLLSDNPRLAYVDPLAFMNVDALRELKLHNNHLRGLQKEMAEYLPEGVHLTLYGNPLTCDCNARWLRRTIALRDNASVVLDAPQRLVCHDPPARAHKLLKDLQLLGLPKTCAPTVLNLTQSRVVEGKVGGYQVLECRALGSPNPRLHWLLPDGSVVNSRLNEVRRRFFPPCTLIHYHLRAADEGPYTCVAENALNVSRGTVWLRVAGLDIHLFPIRISSTFITLVWNGTERRAFPSYKIFHYEVDENGTAVGEQRASETSPARKTYTISHLRPDTRYRFCLGNEDASGYWLEISCCLATTEDLQFMLQGISRTSSAAVAAMVGLVLAMTAAVCLLSVASRRYRQRFYESPDKSGGGSSTVPLVHLCRPLMPAS is encoded by the coding sequence ATGGGGCGCGTGGCCGCCCTGctggtgctggcggtgctgtggcggcgggcggcggccggGGGGGATGCCGTCAACGGGACCTGCCTGGAGGGCTgctcctgcggcctcgccacgTCCCGCCGCCTGCAGCAGGAGCTCAACACGCTCAACTGCTCCTTCGCTGGGCTGAAGGGCTTCCCCGAGGCGCTGCCGCCGGACGTGGAGGCGCTGAGCGTGCGCGGCAACGCCATCACGCACGTGCTGGACTCGCTGTCGCGCCTGACGGAGCTGCGCGAGCTGGACCTGTCCGGGAACAGGATCAAGTCCATCGGGCGCGGCGGCATGTTCCAGAACATGAGCCGCCTGCTGCTGCTGGACATGGGCAAgaacaccatctccaccatcttcCGCGACAACCTGATGGGGCCGCGCGCGCTGCTGCACCTCGTGCTCGCCAACAACAAAATCAACTACATCGAGGACGAGGCGCTGGCGGACCTGTCGAGCCTGGTGAGCCTGGACCTGCGCCAGAACCTGCTGGGCTCGCTGTACGAGGAGTGGTTCCACGGGCTGGGACGCCTCGCCACCCTCGACCTCACCCACAACCGCATCCACAACATCCCCTCCTCGGTGTTCCGCGCCCTCGCCTCGCTGCGCATCCTCAACCTCTCCGGAAACCGCATCTCCTCCGTGGACCCGCGCGCCTTCTCGGGCCTGACGCGGCTGCAGGAGCTGGTGCTGGAGGACAACCTGCTGGCGGCGGTGCCCACGGCGGCGCTGCAGAGCCTGCCTAGCCTGGCGTCGCTCACCGTGGACCACAACCCGCTCACCAAGGTCAAGCCGCTGGACTTCTCGCACCTAGGCGCAGCGCGCGTCAGCGTGCGCCACATGCCCGAACTGCGCATCGTGGACCCCAAGGCCTTCTACAACCTGCCCAACGCCACAACGCTGCTGCTGAGCGACAACCCGCGCCTCGCCTACGTCGACCCGCTCGCCTTTATGAACGTGGACGCGCTGCGGGAGCTGAAGCTGCACAACAACCACCTGCGCGGCCTGCAGAAGGAGATGGCCGAGTACCTGCCCGAGGGCGTGCACCTCACGCTGTACGGCAACCCGCTCACCTGCGACTGCAACGCGCGCTGGCTGCGGCGGACCATCGCGCTGCGGGACAACGCCAGCGTGGTGCTGGACGCGCCGCAGCGCCTGGTCTGCCACGACCCGCCGGCGCGCGCGCACAAGCTGCTCAAGGACTTGCAGCTGCTGGGGCTGCCCAAGACGTGCGCGCCCACCGTGCTCAACCTGACGCAGAGCCGCGTGGTGGAGGGCAAGGTGGGCGGCTACCAGGTGCTGGAGTGCCGCGCCCTGGGCTCGCCCAACCCGCGCCTGCACTGGCTGCTGCCGGACGGCTCGGTGGTCAACTCGCGGCTCAACGAGGTGCGGCGCCGCTTCTTCCCGCCGTGCACGCTCATCCACTACCACCTGCGCGCCGCCGACGAGGGCCCGTACACCTGCGTGGCAGAGAACGCGCTCAACGTGTCCCGCGGCACCGTGTGGCTGCGCGTGGCGGGCCTCGACATCCACCTCTTCCCCATCCGCATCTCGTCCACCTTCATCACGCTGGTCTGGAACGGCACGGAGCGGCGCGCCTTCCCCTCCTACAAGATCTTCCACTACGAGGTGGACGAGAACGGCACGGCGGTGGGCGAGCAGCGCGCCAGCGAGACCAGCCCCGCGCGCAAGACGTACACCATCAGCCACCTGCGGCCAGACACGCGCTACCGCTTCTGCCTCGGCAACGAGGACGCGAGCGGCTACTGGCTGGAGATCTCGTGCTGCCTCGCCACCACCGAGGACCTGCAGTTTATGCTGCAGGGCATCTCCCGCACCTCAAGCGCGGCCGTGGCGGCCATGGTGGGCCTCGTGCTGGCTATGACGGCCGCCGTCTGCCTCCTCTCCGTGGCCTCGCGCCGTTACCGGCAGCGCTTCTACGAGAGCCCCGACAAGAGCGGCGGCGGGTCGTCCACCGTGCCCCTGGTGCACCTCTGCCGCCCCCTCATGCCCGCCTCCTGA